The Coffea arabica cultivar ET-39 chromosome 1e, Coffea Arabica ET-39 HiFi, whole genome shotgun sequence genome has a window encoding:
- the LOC113712307 gene encoding ubiquitin-conjugating enzyme E2-17 kDa isoform X2: MASKRILKELKDLQKDPPTSCSAGPVAEDMFHWQATIMGPADSPYAGGVFLVSIHFPPDYPFKPPKVAFRTKVFHPNINSNGSICLDILKEQWSPALTISKVLLSICSLLTDPNPDDPLVPEIAHMYKTDRAKYEATARSWTQKYAMG; encoded by the exons ATGGCATCAAAACGGATATTGAAGGAGCTCAAGGATTTGCAGAAGGATCCTCCCACATCGTGTAGTGCTG GTCCAGTGGCTGAAGATATGTTCCATTGGCAAGCAACTATTATGGGACCTGCTGATAGTCCTTACGCAGGTGgtgtttttttagtttctattcACTTTCCCCCGGATTACCCATTTAAGCCCCCAAAG GTTGCATTTAGGACTAAGGTTTTCCACCCAAATATTAACAGCAATGGAAGTATATGTCTGGACATTCTTAAAGAGCAGTGGAGTCCGGCACTAACCATATCAAAG GTCCTACTTTCCATCTGTTCCTTGTTGACGGATCCAAACCCTGATGACCCCTTGGTGCCCGAGATTGCTCACATGTACAAGACTGACAGGGCTAAGTACGAGGCCACTGCTCGCAGCTGGACTCAGAAGTATGCCATGGGATAG
- the LOC113712307 gene encoding ubiquitin-conjugating enzyme E2-17 kDa isoform X1, with protein MLPHIADLGALPWLKMFVCFALLGLQSPVAEDMFHWQATIMGPADSPYAGGVFLVSIHFPPDYPFKPPKVAFRTKVFHPNINSNGSICLDILKEQWSPALTISKVLLSICSLLTDPNPDDPLVPEIAHMYKTDRAKYEATARSWTQKYAMG; from the exons ATGCTACCTCATATAGCTGATTTGGGAGCTTTGCCTTGGTTAAAGATGTTTGTTTGTTTTGCTCTGCTTGGtcttcaaa GTCCAGTGGCTGAAGATATGTTCCATTGGCAAGCAACTATTATGGGACCTGCTGATAGTCCTTACGCAGGTGgtgtttttttagtttctattcACTTTCCCCCGGATTACCCATTTAAGCCCCCAAAG GTTGCATTTAGGACTAAGGTTTTCCACCCAAATATTAACAGCAATGGAAGTATATGTCTGGACATTCTTAAAGAGCAGTGGAGTCCGGCACTAACCATATCAAAG GTCCTACTTTCCATCTGTTCCTTGTTGACGGATCCAAACCCTGATGACCCCTTGGTGCCCGAGATTGCTCACATGTACAAGACTGACAGGGCTAAGTACGAGGCCACTGCTCGCAGCTGGACTCAGAAGTATGCCATGGGATAG